The Pedococcus dokdonensis region GGACCACCCGACCCGGGGCGAGGCCAAGGAGGTCGGCATCCTCGACACCCACACCGGGGAGGTGCGCCGCGTCGCGTTGCCGACCACCTGCTGGCACGTCGTCTGCCACCCGGTGCTCGACGTCTTCTACGCGATCTCGTTCAGGGTCAACGCCGCCGACCGCAGCGACTACCAGCACTGGGGCATGGCCTGGCTGCGGCAGTACGCGTTCGAGATCGATGCCGAGGACGGTCGGGTGGTGCGGCACTGGGCCGCCGACCGCGACCTGCCCGCCCACATCAACTCCGACGTGACGATCAGCGACTCCGAGCTCATCTTCTGCACCGGGGGCAGCCACACCGTGGTGTTCGTCGACCTGCTCACCCTCAGCCAGCACCGCCTCATCGACGAGCACCCCGGGGCGCTGGAGAGCCTGGCCCTCACCCGCCAGTCGGCCAACACCGTCGCCGAGTCGGTGATGCGCGGCAACTTCTTCAGCAACTCCAACCTCTACGCCGAGTCGCTGAGGGTGAGCCGGGGTGCACTGGTCGACGGCATCTACGCGTGCCAGCTGTCGGCCGACCAGACCCTGCTCTTCACCGCCAACCGCGGCCAGAACCACATCACCGTCTACGACTACCCGTCGCTCGAGGTCCGCGACCGGATCGTCATGCCCGAGCTCCAGGAGTTCGACCCACGACTGGCCGCCTGGGGTGACCCCCGCCTGGGTTTCCACCACTCCTACCTGGTCAGCCCCGAACCGCCCTCGTCCGAAGCACACCGTCCCGCAGGAGAGCTCTGATGGCCGACTACACGATCGACACCACCGTCTTCGGCGGCAACACCTTCAGCTCCGACGTCACTGCCGATGTGACGTCCACGCTGACCGGCCTCGACCACATGAACCTCACCCTGGCCGGCGGCACCACCAACACCAACAACGGCGAGAACACCGTCCACAGCGACGCGACGATCACGCTGGAGCCAGTGACCACCACGTCGACGGTCAACACCACCTCGAAGGTCGACTCCGACGCCACCGTCGCCACCACGTCGAGCGTCGACCTCAAGCCGGTGGCGGTCGACACCTGTGTGCGGCTCGAGCTCGGACCACCGCCGGCAACCGAGGTGTGCACCCCCTACGAGCAGACGTGGGGCTGGTCGGTGCTCGGCCTCGAGCTGTTCGCCCTCACCGTGCGGGGCAGCTCGACCACCCACATCCGGCCCGAGCACCACGGCCCCGTCGTGATCGACCTGTGAGCCGGTCGTGACCACCGCCCGTCGCCAACCGGCCAAGAAGGTGGCCAAGCCTGCCCGGAAGGCGGCCGCCACCCGGGGCAGCGCACCTTCGACCCCGAAGGCCGCGGCCGTCCCCACGTCTGACGCGATCGTGCTGACCGGCCCACCCGGCCTGCTGCGGGCCACGGTCTCGGTCGAGAACGCCGTCGACCAGCGGGTCGCCGTGCGCGGACTCACCCTGCACCGCGCGGGGCGGGAGGCGCTGTCCGGGACGGGCGCCGCGGTGATCGCCCCGGGTGCCACGGCGGAGCTGCCGGTCACCTTCCGCTTGGAGCCGGACACCCCGCCCGGGGACTACCCCGCCGAGGTCGAGGTCGGGGGCATCCGCCGCGAGGCGGTGCTGCGGGTCGAGCCGGACCTGGCCCTCCACGTGTCACCGCGCCGGATGCTGGCCGAGGTCGGCAGCTCCGAGGTCACCCTGACCGTCACGAACGACGGCAACGTGCCGATGTCCCTGGCCGCCGTGGTGCGCGCCCGCACCGACGACGGCGGTCCCGACCCGGGCCCCGACGTGACGCTGACCCTCGCCCGCGCGACCACGGTCGCGGCCGGCAGCACGTCCGTCCTCGGCGGCACCCTCGCCGTCCCCGAGGAGCTCGACCCCACCCGGCGGCACACCGCTCGGGTCCCCGTCGGCACTGCCGACCTCGACGTCATCATCCTGCCCCGCGACGCATCGGAGTGATTGCCATGAGCACCACCGCACCCGAGTACCTCACCTCCCTGCGCGACGGCCTCGCCGACGCCGTGCAGCAGTGGGTGGACCAGTCGACGACGGCCTGGGACCAGTGGTCACGGGCCTGGGGTCCCGTGGCCGAAGCCGCCGGGATGGGTATGCCGGGTGCGTCCGGTGCGGCGTCCGGCCGCCGGGACCGTGGCGGGTCCGGGCAGCACGGGAAGCACGGTGGGCATGGTGGGCATGGTGGGCACGGTGGGCCCGGCCACCACCACGAGCAGCACGACCATGGACGCCACCACGGCGAGCAGGGTTGCGGTTGCGGGGGATCCGGTGGGTGCCGCGAACCGGACGGACACGGACACGCCCATGACCACGCCCATGACCACGGCCACTGCCACGACAGCGGACCCGGCCACGTCCGCGGCCATGACCACGACCATGGCCACGACCATGGCCGCGACGAGGCGGGTTGCGGCTGCCAGGACCGCTGCGGCTGTCGCGATGCCTGCGACTGCTGCGTGCCGGCGGCCGACGTCATCGTCCGTGCCCGGGTGGGCGAGGTGCGGGTCGTGCCGTTCCGGCTGCACAACCCCTGGCGCCGGGAACGGGAGGTCTCGCTGGAGGTCGGACCGTGGCACGGGTGCGACGGAGACGACCTCCAGGTGCGGGCGGTCCTGGAAGAGGAGAAGCTCGTCCTCGCGCCGTGCGAGGACCGGGTGGTCCGGTTGCTGGTCTCGGTCAGGAGCACGGGCGACGACGGTTCGTCGACCAGCCGGGACGCCGCCGACCAGGCGACGGACAAGCAGGCCGACAGCAAGGCCGACGACGCGCCCGCCAAGGCGGCCCGGGCGGCTGCCGCCACGGCGCGCGAGCCGGTCGACGTGGTCGTCGGCCCCCGCGGACGCGGCAAGGACGTCGAGTCGTGCGTGAGTGCGTATGCGGATGTGCGCTTCGAAGGATGTGCCCGTCCCCAACGAGTGGCGGTCGTGGTGCTGCCGGCCGAGTGCGACCCGGTCGACGTCGGCTGCGACTGCGGCTGCTGCTGCTGCTGAGGAGACCGCGATGAGCGAGACGAACGGCACCGACGAGACCCTGGCCCGGATCACCGAGCTGGCCCGCCAGGCCCTGCAGTCCCAGTCGACCCTGGCCAAGCAGTCGCTGGAGCTCGGCCGCGCGGCCCTGTCAGGCGACGTGGACCGGTCGACGGCGAGTCGCGCCTACCTCGACGCGGTGACCCGCGAGGGGGCGCGCTACTGGCGTGAGGCCGGGGCGCTCGGCCTCGACTACGCGAGCGAGCTGATGGCGCTGGGGACGCGCAGCGCGGCTCGGATCATCAGCGACGCCTCGGTGGCCGGCGGCACCCGCGTGCGGAGGACCACGAACGGTGCCCACCGCGGGGGCGCCCCCCAGGCGCCCCCGACCGAGGAGGACGATGGCCTCCGGCGCTCGCGGGTGCACCTGCGAGCAGCTCTGGGACAGACCGCCCAGGCCACCGTCACGGTGGTCAACCGGCACCCGCGGGCCCGACGGGTCGAGCTCGAGCCGAGCGAGTTGCGTGACGCCACCGGCACCGTCGTCGCCGTGACCCTCGAGGTCGACCCCGACCACGTCACGATCCCAGCGGGCGAGGAGCACCAGGTGCGGATCTCCGCCGACCTCGACGAGGGCGTCGTGCAGCCCGGTCAGCAGTACGTCGGCAGCGTGACGGTCAGCGGCGGCGACGAGGCCATGTTGGAGGTGACCGTCGAGGTCGCGGACTGACCGCCGAGTCGGCGGACGGGTCTCCCAGCGGCCCGGCCACGAGGTCCCGCGCAGCCCGGACCTCGGGGTGCAGTCGCAGGCCCTCGCGAGCCCAACGGGGCAGGTCCGGGCTCACGGCCAGCCAGGCGAGTGAGGCGGCGACGGCCGCCCTGGCCGGCCGCGCGGCATACCCGAGGTCGTGCGCCTTGGCCGAGGTGTACCAGTAGAACCGGCCGACGGTCGACGCCTCGTCGCGGGTGGTCAGCGGTCGCTCGTCGCGCACCCCCGCCCACCACTCCGCCGCGGCGGAGACTGCCCACGCGCTCCCTGCGTCCATCTCGGCGAACGGGCCGGGGAGGCCGGCCAGGTCTGACACGAGGGTGTGCAGCATCCGCCAGCTGACGTCCTCACCGCCGAGCAGGTAGCGCTCACCGGCCACCCCTTGCTCGAGCAGCGTCAGGTGGCCGGCTCCGACGTCGCGGGCATCGACCACGTTGCACCCGCCGGGGAAGGTGCTGCGCGTGGGGTCGAGCAGGTAGCGCAGGACGATCGCGTTGCTCGGTGCCAGACGGTTGAACGGACCGCCCAGCACGACGGTCGGCAGCGCGAGGACGACCTCGAGGCCGAGCCGTCCCCCGGTCTCCAGGGTGACTGCCTCCTGGGCGACCTTGCTGGCGTAGTAGGCCGGGGCCGGCTCGAGGCCGAGCTCGTCGCGCTCGGAGCGGGCGCGGGGGAGCAGGTTCGACCCGCGGGTGACCGACGACGAGGTCACCACGACCCGGCGCGCGCCGGCCGCTGCCGCTGCCTCGAGGACGGTGCGGGTGCCGTCGGTGTTGACCTGGTCCACCTCGGCCGCGCGCGCGTCGCCGAAGGCGTAGACCGCGGCGCAGTGCACCACGGCGTCGCACCCGGCCAGGGCCGCGCGCAGGGCTGCGGGGTCGGTGAGCGCAGCCGTCGCCGACGGCACCTCCCGGCCGGCGAGGGTCAGCGGTCCGCGACGTCCCGGGTCCGGGCGGGCCACCGCGACCACCTCGTGCCCTGCGTCCAGCGCGGCCAGGGCGACCTGGCTCCCGACCATCCCGGTGGCGCCGGTGACCGCGACCCTCATCGCGGGCCCCTTACGTGACGGAAGCCGTGGGCATCGAGCTCGGTGCCCGAATCTCTTGTGCCACCAGCAGATTCCGCCTGGCTCGCACTCGCCCGCTGGTCGACCGCCCAGTCCGAGACCGCGCCCAGCACCAGGTCGAGGGCGCGAGTCAGCAGCGGCTCCGCGGGGTCCATCGGCGGGCGCCCGATCCGGAACTCGCGCCCCTCGAAGCACGCCTCGAGGTTGTCGAAGGTGGTGGTGAAGAACCGGCGGTAGGCCTCCTCGAGCAGCGGGTTGCGCAGCTCCGGGACCGACGCGAGGTCAACGCCCGACCAGCTGTCCGGCAGCGCAAAGAGCTGCCGTCCGCGCACGACGACCCGGGTGCCACCGGGCGTGCGTGAGAAGGTCAGGCTGCCGTCGTCGTAGTCCGCAGATCCGTTGGGGCTGCTGACCGTTCGCCAGGTCAGCCGGTGGGTGTCGGTGCTGCGCTCCACCAGCTCGATCTTGCAGACGTCGATCGGCTCACCGCCCCAGGTCGCCAGGTAGTTGGGCTGGGGGAGGTAGAGGTTGCGTTCCGCCTGGCGGGTGCGGGTCGTCCCGCCCCGTGCCGTCGACGAGACCGTGACGCGTCGGCCCCCGAGGTAGTCGGCCATCAGGCTGATCCCTGCTGCCACGTCGACCCGTGCCACCCACTGGTCGAAGTCTGCCCGCACGTCGCGGGCCACCTCGAACACCGTGGCCCCGTCGACGAGCCGCCAGCGCATGCCGTCGGCGTTCTCCGGCAGCTCCTCCACCAGGGCGTCGAAGGGTGCGAAGAAGGCGGGCAGCCCGTCATAGCGGTCAACCGGGTATGCCGCCGGGTCGAAGCCCAGCGGCACCTCGCGCCGGTCGACGGTGTCCTTGTCGAAGGTGGTCGACCAACCGAGCGCGCCGAGGCGGGCGGCCCCGACGGCGCCCAGGACTGCGGTCAGCGGGAGGTGGCCGGCCGGGTCGTCCGCCGCGACGACCAGCGGCGTGAGCAGGTCACGCAGCGTCGTGAGCACGGGGTCGCCAGGCTCCGCGGCGTCGTCCGGCCCGCCGGTGGCAGCGCTCAGCACGCGGGCCAGCCTCGGCTCGGCGGCCACCGACCCGGCCGCGGCGCGGGCCAGCGGATGGGCGGCGTGAGCGCCGTCGAGCGACGCGAGGCGACCCTCGGTGCGGCCGGTGGGTGGGCCGACGGCGAGCAGTGCGCGCTCGAACAGGGGTGCGGCGGACCGGTCCAGCCCCAACAGTGCCGCGGTGGCGCTGTCGGCGGCGAGCAGGTCGGTGGCCACCACGAGGGCACGGCTGTCGAGCGGCTGCGGCAGCCGGCCACCGTCGGGACCGACGCTTGCGGCGAGGGCGTCGACGACCGCGAGGGTCGGCGGCAGGTGGGTGAGCAGGTCGGCTCCGACGTCGGCGGGGTCGGCGCCGGCCACCTCGGGAGCCGCACCGAGAAGCGTGCGCAGGCACGCGGCATACCCCTCGGTCAGGTCGGTGACCGCGCGGCCGACGACCACCCGCGTCGGCGACTCCACCCAGCAGCGCGAGACGAGACGACCGGACAGCACGCTCGTCCCGGGCACCGGCGCGCCCACCAGGTCGGCGCCGAGGTCGACCACGTCGTAGGCCGCCCCGGCCGGCGTGCGCCCGCCGAGCCCCGCCTGCCGGGCGAGCTCGGACACCGACCGGTGGCCGCGGTCGCGGTCGTACGACGAGATGCTGCTGCCGACCACGACCGGGTCACAGCCACGGTGGCGCAGCTGGTCGACGACCGCGTGGACCACGGCGGCGCTGACCGGGGTCGGCTGGCGCAGCCGCACGAGCACCACGGCGGCGTCCGAGAGCGGGGGGTCGAGCGCAGTGAGCGCCGGCCCGAGGGCGTCGACGTCCCCGCCACCGGCCACGATGCAGACCAGCGGTTCCCGGCTCGGCACGCCGCGGGGTGCCACCCGTCCATGCTGTGCCACTCCCTCAATGAAACCAGCGGGCCCTCGCCAGCGACAGGGGGCGATGACATAGTGAGCAGGTGGCCGACGACATCGACATCCAGCAGCACATCAAGGGGCTCATCGACGAGGAGCACGGCCTGCGCAGCCGGCTCTCGGCCGGTGAGATCAGCGTCGAGGAGGAGAACGCCCGCCTGCGCAGCCTCGAGGTCGAGCTCGATCAGTGCTGGGACCTGTTGCGGCAGCGTCGCGCCAAGCGTGAGTTCGGCGAGGACCCGGCGGAGGCCGCCGTGCGTGACGAGCGGACGGTAGAGAACTACCGCGGCTGATCGGGTCTGACCGCCTGCTCGGCGGATCGGCCGTCACGCGGCGTTCACCGGGTGTTCCGGCGTGGCTGGCTGGACACAGCGGGCGCAGGTTCTACCCTCGAAGGAGGCCGGAACCCGACACGAGGGGGTGCGCCCATGCGCACAGCACTTGCCCACCTGCACGTTCCCCACCCGCACGTCGAGCACCACGAACCGACGTGGTGGCTCAGCCACAGCCTCGCGGCCGTCGCCGCCGCGGCCCTGATGATCTACGGCGCCGCCGTGCTCGTCGTCCTCGCCGCGGTCCTGCTCTTCTCCTGACCCCCGACACCCCCCCGCCCGGCGGCGCTATCTCATGCAAAAGGCGAGTTAGCGCCGGGCGTGAGCGGCGCTAACTCGCCTTTTGCATGAGATAGCTCCGCTGCGGGAGCTGGGGAGCTGGTGAGCTACCAGCGGCGGTCGATCCATTCCTCGAGGTGTGGCAGCTCGGCGCCGATCGTCGTCGACTCGCCGTGCCCGGGCAGCACCACGGTGTCCTCGGGCAGGGTGAACAGCCGTCGCACCGACTCGATGATGGTGTCGAAGTCGCTGTAGGCGTGGCGGGTCGCGCCCGGCCCGCCCGGGAAGAGCGTGTCGCCGGTGAAGACCACGCCCAGGGCCGGGGCGTGGAAGCAGCACGAACCCGGTGTGTGGCCGGGGGTGTGCAGCACGTGCAGCTCGACATCACCGACGGTGAGCACCTGGCCGTCGGCCAGCGTCGCGTCCGGGGTCACCGGGTAGAGCTCGTCCCAGAGGAACCGGTCCGCCTCGTGCAGGTGCGCCGGCGCTCGGGTGCCGTCGCACACCTCACCGACCGCGTCGAGGTGGTCGAAGTGCCCGTGCGTGACGAGGACGCCACGCACCCGCTGCTCGCGCGGGATCGACTTCACGATCGCGCGGCCGTCGTGGCCGGCATCGATGACGAGGCACTCGCTGTCGTCACCGACCACCCAGGTGTTGTTCTCGAGGGTGAGTGCGCCCTCGGGTCGGTCGAAGGTGCCTGCGGTGACGATACGCGCGACGCGCACGCCACCCGGGGAAGGTGCGATGTCCGGCATACCCCCCATCCTCCCCGACGCGTGCCGTTACGCTCGGTGGGGTGCACCGGATCTTCACCACGAGCGTCGCCTCGGTCTATCCCCACTACGTCGCCAAGGTGGAGAAGAAGGGCCGCAGCAAGGCCGAGCTCGACGAGGTCATCGAGTGGCTGACCGGTTTCGACGAGCCTGCGCTGTCGCGCCACCTCGCGGACCAGACGACCTTCGAGGACTTCTTCGCGGCCGCCCGGCTCAACCCCAACGCGTCGCTGATCACCGGGTCGGTCTGTGGCATCCGCGTCGAGGAGGTCGAGGACCCGTTGATGCAGCGGATCCGCTACCTCGACAAGCTGGTCGACGAGCTCGCCAAGGGCAAGGCGATGGCGAAGGTGCTGAGGTCACCGGCGTGACCCAGCCGCCGTGGACGGTAGGGCTGTTCGTCTACGGCACCCTCGCGCCGGGCCGCCCCAACGCGCACGTGATGGACGGCATCGTGGGCACCTGGGAGCCGGCGACGGCTCGTGGCGAGCTGCTGCCGGAGGGCTGGGGCGCGGCCGCCGGGTATCCCGCGATCGTGCTGGCGGCCGATGGCCCGGAGGTGCCCGGCCTGCTGTTCCGCTCGAGCGACCTCGACGGTCACTGGGAGCGCCTCGACGAGTTCGAGGGCGAGGGGTATGACCGGGTGGTCACCTCGGTGCGCCTGGCGACGGGCGACGACGTGCTCGCGTTCACCTACGCCCTGCGACGGTAGCCCCGGAAGGGACCGCGCGCGTCACGCGCCGGGGCCACGCCCTGGGGTCGCGTGCTGGGGTCGCGTGCTGGGGCCGCGTGCGGGGTCAGGCGTCGGGGTCCCAGTCGCGCAGGCGCTCGAAGCCGACCCGGTCACCGCTGATCTCCAACGACTCCAGCGCGATCCGGTTGTAGTCCCACAGGACGATGTCGCTGGCAGTGGCGTTGACGAAGGCATCCGACACGACGTCGACGGACTCCTCCTGGCCGAGCCGTGCGTAGCGGGCGCCGTCGCCGGACAGGTCGAGGCGCCAGGCCCGGCCTTCGGTGGCGTTGAAGCCGAGGGTGAGGGGTTCGTGCGGCCACACCTCGTCCGTCGACACGCAGGTCGACAGGAACTCCTCGACCCCGTCGAGCGCGATCGCCTCCGGCAGCGGCTGGGGTGCGCCGACAGCGAGCTGGGCGTCGTAGGTGTGCACGGCCAGCTCCTGCACCTGGTGCCGCGCCACACCTTCGGCCGTCTCGGGTGACTGCGAGTCGCCCCACCAGGTCCAGCACCCGGCCTCCGGCCCCGCGGCTCGCAGGGCGGCGTCGAACTCGCCCACCGCGGCCGCCAGCCAGGTCTCCAGCTCCGCCCGATCGCGCGGTGCGGGCGCGGACTCGCTCGGGGCCGTGCCGGCCGGCCGTTCGTCGCAGGGGCCGGCCGCCACGATCGTGGCCCAGCGTCGCCGACCCTGTCCGACGTGCTCGGCGAGGTCGAAGAGCGACCAGCCGGGGCAGGATGGCACATCCACGTCGAGGTCGGGCGCTGCCGCGACCACCTCGCGGAAGGCGGTGGAGCGCTCGTCGAGGAGGGCCAGCAGGGCAGCAAAGTCGAGGGTCGTGTGCACCCCGGTTGTCTACCACGGGCGATCGGTATGAAGCCCTCCCTTTTCGATCGTTTCTTGCCTCGTCTCGGGCGCAGGCGTGGGCACGGTTGCTGCGAAAGGGATTGGTGCGGAAGGTTCAGCCGCGGGCGCTGGCGGCGAGCTGGGCTCGCAGGCCGAGGCTGAACACCTCGGCCGGCGGCTTCTGCGACGACTCGAGTCGCCGGTAGGCCGTCGGGGTCGCGCCCACCTCGGCGAGGAACTGCCGGTTGAAGTTGGCCATGTTGCGGTAGCCACTCGCCTCGGCCACCTGGGCGATCGACAGGGTCGTGGTGTCGAGCAGGCGCCGGGCGTGCGCGATCCGCAGCTTCTTCACCATGTTGCTGAAGGTCATGCCCGTGGCGCTGCGGAAGTACTTCGAGAAGGTCGGCTCGGACATGTACGCGAGCCGGGCTGCCATCGACAGGCGGATGTCGTCGGTGAGGTTCTCGAAGATGTAGGCCAGGCCGGCCTCGACGGCGTTGAGGGAGTTGGCGTCGGTCGGGCGGCCGAGCCACGGGCTGGCGACCACCTCACGCTCGTCCTGCGGTGACCGCGCGAAGATCGACAGCAGGCGGAAGAGGCTGGCCACCTGCTCCGACCCCTCGGTGCGCACGACCTCGAGGATGTTCTCGGCCGCCCGCCACGCGGTGGCGCCGGAGAAGACGACACCGCGGGCCGACTGCGCCAGCACGTCGTCGAGCTCCTGCAGCTCGGGGATCAGCTGCATGCACTCGCGGATCCACTCGTCGGTGAACTGGATGACCGCGTCGCGGTCGACCGCCACCTGTCCGGGCGGCAGGTCGCTCACCCAGTCGTGGGGCAGCAGCGGCCCCATGATGCTGACGTGACCGGGGGCGAACGTGCCCACGTGGTCGCCGGCGATGAAGCTGCCGTGGGTCTTGGTGATCAGGTGGATCTCGTACTCGGGGTGGGCGCCCCAGCCGCAGATCTCGCTCGGGAAGTCGTGCGTGAGCGCGCGGAAGGCGTGCTGCGGGTTGGGCGGGATCACCTCGCGGCGGGGTGCGGCCGGGTACGGGCTGCCGGAGAAGGACTCTGCCGCGAGCTCGATGCCTTCCGACGGCCCGATGCTCTCCGGCGGCCCGACGCCCTCCGACGGCCCGACGATCCCGGCCGGTGCGAGGCCCTCGGGCGGCGTCATGTCAGCAAGGCGACGCCGTGGCGTGCCGGTCGACTGATACGAAGTCCTCACCTCCATCGCCCCCGTCGTGCGGTCCCAGCGGATCGAGACGACAGTGTGCCGCACGGATGCTCAGGCGTGAAGAGGCCTGCTCAGATGAGCGGCACGGGAAAGTATCGAAAGACTGCCGGAGGCGTCATTGTCCGGCTGCCGTGGCCGAAGCCACGCTTCCCTCATCCCGGCACCGCGGCCGGACCAGGTGAGCCCACCTCGTCCCAGGCGGCACCCGGGGCCGAGGCTCGACAGACGGGGCTCGATCGCGAATGGCTCACCTACCAAAGGAGTTAGGCATGCTCGGTTCGAAGCGCGCCCTGACCACGGGTGCGGGCGTGGTGGCAGCTGCGCTCGCCATGGCGGCCTGCTCGTCAGGCGCCGTGTCCAGTGGCGGCGGTGGCGGAGACGGCAAGAACGTCACGCTCAACCTGGCCACCGTGAACAACGGCCAGATGAAGGACATGGAGAAGCTCAAGGGCGAGTACGAGAAGGCTCACCCGGGCACCAAGATCAACTTCCAGGTCATGGAGGAGGGCGACCTGCGCGCGGCCGTCACGGCTGACGTCGCGAGCAAGGCCGGCCAGTACGACATCGTCACCATCGGCGCCTACGAGACCCCGCAGT contains the following coding sequences:
- a CDS encoding NHL repeat-containing protein, translated to MCLFHYDPVTGDHAYKVKYFGGASGGHAPNVDPTRRIGFLGNTGQHLLFYDLATLEEADRVSTLRFEVPDTTIKGSTHLVWLDDTQFVTSIGEHLWKFDVNRLTKAEQIAPHGLMVPHAMKRTASGRYIVFGGMDHPTRGEAKEVGILDTHTGEVRRVALPTTCWHVVCHPVLDVFYAISFRVNAADRSDYQHWGMAWLRQYAFEIDAEDGRVVRHWAADRDLPAHINSDVTISDSELIFCTGGSHTVVFVDLLTLSQHRLIDEHPGALESLALTRQSANTVAESVMRGNFFSNSNLYAESLRVSRGALVDGIYACQLSADQTLLFTANRGQNHITVYDYPSLEVRDRIVMPELQEFDPRLAAWGDPRLGFHHSYLVSPEPPSSEAHRPAGEL
- a CDS encoding COG1361 family protein is translated as MTTARRQPAKKVAKPARKAAATRGSAPSTPKAAAVPTSDAIVLTGPPGLLRATVSVENAVDQRVAVRGLTLHRAGREALSGTGAAVIAPGATAELPVTFRLEPDTPPGDYPAEVEVGGIRREAVLRVEPDLALHVSPRRMLAEVGSSEVTLTVTNDGNVPMSLAAVVRARTDDGGPDPGPDVTLTLARATTVAAGSTSVLGGTLAVPEELDPTRRHTARVPVGTADLDVIILPRDASE
- a CDS encoding NAD-dependent epimerase/dehydratase family protein, whose amino-acid sequence is MRVAVTGATGMVGSQVALAALDAGHEVVAVARPDPGRRGPLTLAGREVPSATAALTDPAALRAALAGCDAVVHCAAVYAFGDARAAEVDQVNTDGTRTVLEAAAAAGARRVVVTSSSVTRGSNLLPRARSERDELGLEPAPAYYASKVAQEAVTLETGGRLGLEVVLALPTVVLGGPFNRLAPSNAIVLRYLLDPTRSTFPGGCNVVDARDVGAGHLTLLEQGVAGERYLLGGEDVSWRMLHTLVSDLAGLPGPFAEMDAGSAWAVSAAAEWWAGVRDERPLTTRDEASTVGRFYWYTSAKAHDLGYAARPARAAVAASLAWLAVSPDLPRWAREGLRLHPEVRAARDLVAGPLGDPSADSAVSPRPRRSPPTWPRRRR
- a CDS encoding DUF362 domain-containing protein, translated to MAPRGVPSREPLVCIVAGGGDVDALGPALTALDPPLSDAAVVLVRLRQPTPVSAAVVHAVVDQLRHRGCDPVVVGSSISSYDRDRGHRSVSELARQAGLGGRTPAGAAYDVVDLGADLVGAPVPGTSVLSGRLVSRCWVESPTRVVVGRAVTDLTEGYAACLRTLLGAAPEVAGADPADVGADLLTHLPPTLAVVDALAASVGPDGGRLPQPLDSRALVVATDLLAADSATAALLGLDRSAAPLFERALLAVGPPTGRTEGRLASLDGAHAAHPLARAAAGSVAAEPRLARVLSAATGGPDDAAEPGDPVLTTLRDLLTPLVVAADDPAGHLPLTAVLGAVGAARLGALGWSTTFDKDTVDRREVPLGFDPAAYPVDRYDGLPAFFAPFDALVEELPENADGMRWRLVDGATVFEVARDVRADFDQWVARVDVAAGISLMADYLGGRRVTVSSTARGGTTRTRQAERNLYLPQPNYLATWGGEPIDVCKIELVERSTDTHRLTWRTVSSPNGSADYDDGSLTFSRTPGGTRVVVRGRQLFALPDSWSGVDLASVPELRNPLLEEAYRRFFTTTFDNLEACFEGREFRIGRPPMDPAEPLLTRALDLVLGAVSDWAVDQRASASQAESAGGTRDSGTELDAHGFRHVRGPR
- a CDS encoding DUF2630 family protein, with amino-acid sequence MADDIDIQQHIKGLIDEEHGLRSRLSAGEISVEEENARLRSLEVELDQCWDLLRQRRAKREFGEDPAEAAVRDERTVENYRG
- a CDS encoding MBL fold metallo-hydrolase, which produces MPDIAPSPGGVRVARIVTAGTFDRPEGALTLENNTWVVGDDSECLVIDAGHDGRAIVKSIPREQRVRGVLVTHGHFDHLDAVGEVCDGTRAPAHLHEADRFLWDELYPVTPDATLADGQVLTVGDVELHVLHTPGHTPGSCCFHAPALGVVFTGDTLFPGGPGATRHAYSDFDTIIESVRRLFTLPEDTVVLPGHGESTTIGAELPHLEEWIDRRW
- a CDS encoding DUF2200 domain-containing protein → MHRIFTTSVASVYPHYVAKVEKKGRSKAELDEVIEWLTGFDEPALSRHLADQTTFEDFFAAARLNPNASLITGSVCGIRVEEVEDPLMQRIRYLDKLVDELAKGKAMAKVLRSPA
- a CDS encoding gamma-glutamylcyclotransferase family protein, with the protein product MTQPPWTVGLFVYGTLAPGRPNAHVMDGIVGTWEPATARGELLPEGWGAAAGYPAIVLAADGPEVPGLLFRSSDLDGHWERLDEFEGEGYDRVVTSVRLATGDDVLAFTYALRR
- a CDS encoding maleylpyruvate isomerase family mycothiol-dependent enzyme; the encoded protein is MHTTLDFAALLALLDERSTAFREVVAAAPDLDVDVPSCPGWSLFDLAEHVGQGRRRWATIVAAGPCDERPAGTAPSESAPAPRDRAELETWLAAAVGEFDAALRAAGPEAGCWTWWGDSQSPETAEGVARHQVQELAVHTYDAQLAVGAPQPLPEAIALDGVEEFLSTCVSTDEVWPHEPLTLGFNATEGRAWRLDLSGDGARYARLGQEESVDVVSDAFVNATASDIVLWDYNRIALESLEISGDRVGFERLRDWDPDA
- a CDS encoding helix-turn-helix domain-containing protein — encoded protein: MTPPEGLAPAGIVGPSEGVGPPESIGPSEGIELAAESFSGSPYPAAPRREVIPPNPQHAFRALTHDFPSEICGWGAHPEYEIHLITKTHGSFIAGDHVGTFAPGHVSIMGPLLPHDWVSDLPPGQVAVDRDAVIQFTDEWIRECMQLIPELQELDDVLAQSARGVVFSGATAWRAAENILEVVRTEGSEQVASLFRLLSIFARSPQDEREVVASPWLGRPTDANSLNAVEAGLAYIFENLTDDIRLSMAARLAYMSEPTFSKYFRSATGMTFSNMVKKLRIAHARRLLDTTTLSIAQVAEASGYRNMANFNRQFLAEVGATPTAYRRLESSQKPPAEVFSLGLRAQLAASARG